One window of Gloeothece citriformis PCC 7424 genomic DNA carries:
- the ndhK gene encoding photosynthetic/respiratory NAD(P)H-quinone oxidoreductase subunit K — MSPNLTSSSDLFTQEQKEKLLNPINHSQVTQDLSENVILTTVDDLYNWARLSSLWPLLYGTACCFIEFAALIGSRFDFDRFGLVPRSSPRQADLIITAGTITMKMAPALVRLYEQMPDPKYVIAMGACTITGGMFSSDSTTAVRGVDKLIPVDVYIPGCPPRPEAIFDAIVKLRKKVANDSIQVRPEQNHRYYSTTHTMKATSPILTGQYLRAQTRQAPPLELSEAMGMPIPPALMTTEQKEEVDRG, encoded by the coding sequence ATGAGTCCAAATCTAACATCATCTAGCGATCTCTTTACTCAGGAACAAAAAGAAAAACTCCTGAACCCAATTAATCATTCTCAGGTCACTCAAGACCTTTCAGAAAACGTCATTTTAACTACGGTTGATGACCTTTATAACTGGGCCAGACTATCGAGTCTATGGCCTCTCTTGTATGGAACGGCTTGCTGTTTCATTGAATTTGCGGCTTTAATTGGCTCTCGTTTTGATTTTGACCGTTTTGGCTTAGTTCCTCGTTCTAGCCCCAGACAAGCGGATTTAATCATTACGGCGGGCACAATTACCATGAAAATGGCCCCGGCTTTAGTTCGTCTTTATGAACAAATGCCCGATCCTAAATATGTGATTGCAATGGGAGCTTGTACTATCACCGGTGGGATGTTTAGTAGTGATTCAACTACCGCAGTCCGAGGAGTAGATAAGTTAATTCCTGTGGATGTCTATATTCCGGGGTGTCCTCCCCGTCCAGAAGCGATTTTTGATGCGATTGTAAAACTTCGCAAAAAGGTCGCTAATGATTCGATTCAAGTGCGTCCAGAGCAAAACCATCGCTACTACAGCACCACTCACACCATGAAGGCGACTTCTCCCATTTTGACGGGTCAATATTTACGCGCTCAAACTCGCCAAGCACCACCTTTAGAACTGAGTGAAGCAATGGGAATGCCTATTCCTCCTGCTTTAATGACTACTGAACAGAAGGAGGAAGTCGATCGTGGTTGA